A single genomic interval of Metasolibacillus fluoroglycofenilyticus harbors:
- the argC gene encoding N-acetyl-gamma-glutamyl-phosphate reductase — protein sequence MKVGIIGATGYGGLELIRFLHNHPEVEKIELFTSSEEGTIFSTKFSHLEGIEDQPLQKIAEGALQNLDVIFTSTPSGVTTNLLPPLLQKGPKFIDLSGDFRLKNRASFEQWYKKTPAPQEAIEQSVYGLAEWNESKIAEGHLIANPGCYPTAVLLSLLPLIKENLIDPSFLVIDAKSGVSGAGNKPTQATHFSETNENFSIYKINEHQHIPEIEQAIAMFANVQTKISFNTHLVPMTRGILTTSYAAVQPGVTQAQLLDCLQAAYAKHPFVRVIKEASMIGTNRVKGSNYCDVYVQLDKRTNRATIVGVIDNLVKGAAGQAIQNMNIQMNLPQTMGLQTVPLFI from the coding sequence ATGAAAGTTGGAATTATCGGTGCTACAGGATATGGAGGACTTGAGTTAATTCGCTTTTTACATAATCACCCGGAAGTAGAGAAAATTGAATTATTCACTTCATCAGAAGAAGGAACCATTTTTTCAACAAAGTTTTCTCATTTAGAAGGAATTGAAGACCAGCCATTACAAAAAATCGCTGAAGGAGCTTTGCAAAATTTAGACGTTATTTTTACAAGTACACCATCAGGGGTAACGACTAATTTATTACCGCCATTATTGCAAAAGGGACCAAAATTTATTGATTTGTCAGGTGATTTTCGTTTAAAGAATCGAGCGAGCTTTGAGCAATGGTATAAAAAAACGCCTGCACCGCAGGAGGCAATCGAGCAAAGTGTTTATGGATTAGCAGAATGGAATGAGTCAAAAATTGCTGAGGGACATTTAATTGCCAATCCCGGCTGTTATCCGACAGCAGTTTTATTATCACTATTGCCCTTAATAAAAGAAAATTTAATTGACCCGAGCTTTTTAGTTATCGATGCGAAAAGCGGTGTATCAGGTGCTGGTAATAAGCCTACACAGGCAACTCATTTTAGTGAAACGAATGAAAATTTCTCAATTTATAAAATTAACGAGCATCAGCATATTCCAGAAATCGAGCAAGCGATTGCAATGTTTGCAAATGTGCAGACAAAAATTTCATTTAATACTCATTTAGTACCCATGACGCGCGGTATTTTAACAACATCATATGCCGCTGTACAGCCTGGCGTTACACAGGCACAACTGCTCGATTGTTTGCAAGCTGCATATGCGAAACACCCATTTGTACGCGTGATTAAAGAAGCCTCAATGATTGGTACAAATCGTGTGAAAGGCTCAAATTACTGTGATGTGTATGTGCAATTAGATAAGCGCACAAATCGAGCAACGATTGTCGGCGTCATTGATAATTTAGTCAAGGGTGCGGCAGGGCAAGCAATTCAAAATATGAATATACAAATGAACTTACCACAAACGATGGGTTTACAAACAGTACCATTATTCATTTAA
- a CDS encoding GNAT family N-acetyltransferase, with product MEHKKTFFSTAMETRHGIVHVEGPVHPEQLARYAFHDDLVSFRPAPQQHKALIGIASLEEGRIIIVRNGEMVVGYVTYLYPDPIERWAEDKIENMIELGAIEVIPDYRSTGVGKKLLEISFADEAMEDYLVITTEYYWHWDLKGTGLNVWEYRKMMERMMSSVGFEYFATDDPEIASHPANCLMGRVGKHVNAETMERFDRLRFKRRFLY from the coding sequence ATGGAGCATAAAAAAACCTTTTTTAGCACTGCAATGGAGACGAGGCATGGGATTGTACATGTAGAAGGCCCTGTACATCCTGAGCAATTAGCTCGTTACGCATTTCATGATGATTTAGTTTCATTCCGCCCTGCCCCGCAACAGCACAAAGCCTTAATTGGTATCGCCTCATTAGAGGAGGGACGCATTATAATCGTTCGCAATGGCGAAATGGTTGTTGGCTATGTCACATATTTATACCCCGACCCTATCGAGCGTTGGGCGGAGGATAAAATCGAAAATATGATTGAGCTTGGCGCAATAGAAGTCATTCCAGATTATCGCAGTACAGGTGTAGGAAAAAAACTGTTAGAAATATCGTTTGCGGATGAGGCAATGGAAGACTATCTTGTTATTACAACTGAATATTATTGGCATTGGGATTTAAAAGGGACAGGACTAAACGTCTGGGAATATCGCAAAATGATGGAGCGTATGATGAGTTCTGTAGGTTTTGAATATTTTGCGACAGACGACCCAGAAATCGCATCACATCCAGCAAACTGTCTAATGGGGCGAGTTGGTAAGCATGTCAATGCAGAGACGATGGAACGCTTTGATCGTCTACGTTTTAAAAGGCGTTTTTTGTATTAA
- a CDS encoding CBS and ACT domain-containing protein, giving the protein MIVEEMMQVNVHTLLPTNTVGEAAQLMHEHDIRHIPIVNTQKEVVGIITEHDVKHAFLDELNEQEKTVIKNTPLMNMMIKNPIVGHPLDLVEEVALTFYESKISCLPIVSGGKLVGLVTTTDLLYTYIELTGAHKPSSKIDIRVSDKAGVLHDISKIFMQHKVNVLSVLIHPDATNDENRIVSVRLQVINPLAIIQDLRKQGFHVLWPNVPGIQV; this is encoded by the coding sequence ATGATTGTAGAAGAAATGATGCAAGTTAATGTGCACACACTACTCCCTACAAATACAGTTGGAGAGGCTGCACAGTTAATGCATGAACATGACATACGCCATATACCGATTGTCAATACACAAAAGGAAGTCGTTGGAATTATAACAGAGCATGATGTTAAGCACGCTTTTCTTGATGAGCTGAATGAGCAAGAAAAAACCGTCATTAAAAATACACCTTTAATGAATATGATGATTAAAAATCCAATTGTTGGCCATCCATTAGATTTAGTTGAAGAGGTAGCCTTAACTTTTTATGAATCTAAAATTAGCTGTTTACCAATTGTCTCAGGTGGTAAATTAGTCGGACTTGTTACAACAACAGACCTTTTATACACTTACATTGAATTAACTGGTGCACATAAGCCAAGTTCTAAAATCGATATTCGCGTTTCCGATAAAGCTGGTGTGCTACATGATATTTCTAAAATATTTATGCAACATAAAGTGAATGTGTTAAGCGTGCTTATCCATCCTGATGCTACAAACGACGAAAACCGAATTGTGAGCGTCCGATTACAAGTTATCAATCCATTAGCAATTATTCAAGATTTACGTAAGCAAGGCTTTCATGTTTTGTGGCCAAATGTACCAGGGATACAAGTATGA
- a CDS encoding acetoin utilization protein AcuC, with protein MKNALFVYSPDQLGYKFSDTHPFNHKRLLLTMDLLKQIGALKDEDIIPARMATEEEIALAHDEKYIDIVKRAGHGQLTAKQGESFGIGTEDTPIFPNMHEASALLVGGTLQAVDAVLQGRARHALNLGGGLHHGFYGRASGFCIYNDSSVAIRYIQKKYGLRVLYVDTDAHHGDGVQWSFYDDPNVCTLSIHETGRYLFPGTGNVTERGNGQGYGTSFNFPIDAFTEDESFLMIYEQAMRKVFEHFKPDVVLTQNGADAHYLDPLTHLYGTMKIYKEIPKLAHQLAHEYCDGRWIAVGGGGYDIWRVVPRAWSLIWTEMNDLACPTGPLPKNWLEHWQQEAPNELIPTWEDPTDLYDPIPRKAEIEEKNAQMLQKALHILHK; from the coding sequence ATGAAAAATGCACTTTTTGTCTATTCACCTGACCAGCTTGGCTATAAATTTTCGGACACCCATCCGTTTAACCACAAACGCTTACTATTAACAATGGATTTACTAAAACAAATCGGCGCTTTAAAAGATGAAGATATTATTCCAGCACGCATGGCTACAGAAGAGGAAATTGCCCTTGCACACGATGAAAAATATATTGATATTGTAAAGAGGGCAGGACATGGTCAGCTCACAGCTAAACAAGGTGAAAGCTTCGGCATCGGTACAGAAGATACACCAATTTTTCCAAATATGCATGAAGCAAGCGCATTGCTCGTTGGTGGTACTTTACAAGCTGTAGACGCTGTGCTACAAGGTCGGGCACGCCATGCACTAAATTTAGGCGGCGGGCTTCACCATGGCTTTTACGGACGAGCTTCGGGCTTTTGCATTTATAATGATAGCAGTGTAGCCATTCGTTACATACAGAAAAAGTACGGCTTGCGTGTATTATATGTCGATACAGATGCCCATCACGGTGATGGGGTGCAATGGTCTTTTTACGATGATCCAAATGTATGTACATTGTCTATTCATGAAACAGGACGCTATTTATTTCCCGGTACAGGTAATGTGACCGAGCGCGGAAACGGGCAAGGCTACGGCACATCCTTTAACTTTCCAATTGATGCTTTTACAGAGGATGAAAGTTTTTTAATGATTTATGAACAAGCGATGCGCAAAGTGTTTGAGCATTTTAAACCTGATGTTGTACTAACGCAAAATGGTGCTGATGCTCATTATCTCGACCCATTAACACATTTATATGGCACGATGAAAATTTACAAGGAAATTCCAAAACTTGCTCATCAATTAGCGCATGAATATTGCGATGGTAGGTGGATTGCAGTTGGTGGTGGCGGCTACGATATTTGGCGTGTTGTACCCCGCGCTTGGTCACTAATTTGGACAGAAATGAACGATTTAGCTTGCCCTACTGGTCCATTGCCGAAAAACTGGCTGGAGCATTGGCAGCAGGAAGCACCAAATGAGCTTATCCCAACTTGGGAAGACCCTACCGACCTATATGACCCGATTCCGCGCAAAGCAGAAATTGAGGAAAAAAATGCACAAATGCTACAAAAAGCATTACAC